The Linepithema humile isolate Giens D197 chromosome 2, Lhum_UNIL_v1.0, whole genome shotgun sequence genome has a segment encoding these proteins:
- the unc80 gene encoding protein unc-80 homolog isoform X4: MDKRRSLDGGLQEYPLPIPVQMFLWRHIRPFIRAKLGKLHEASCTFCQHAPGHHEMKEACSCLERVLVQNLHNDLTPSLSEILSSVPRWRLIQAALPYVLHAASSLLHNRKDFQSLGSMETTLLYILHWILLDSAEECAENEADPPNPFFYLFPIPTMTLFVYLFAPLCNHLKDIDFKTNLRLENGLKIWSAMYECRHPDASCFTAHCRAKPRLFWSSQSFKSTAKHHMLSDDVFVGGNIESPPSQSFSDQGAPPSSKVIDDDQQSTWISSPKDKIFPETIPEESSGAEDEHVVIFRLPSLSDSERMLDGVKEVSTIFAGEASIFHVAMGRTSSSSRSTLTIEQVTAISGLDTCKQYNGKSTTKSGGTDKEKKEKASKTEKEVQETSKSRGSFSVQRQSGDATATEHTTGSIAIDPDIRAATFLDVATLRCLFVTQWQEEGVFWALQFLYHRLRRINEESSVQQMPRRRSNSLPIPKIEISIYQSPESKKKDVLKDFIEVPDTRDVSLLTETSTGHEGDSSHTRRASEKSKKRMKMADLKAFVETKLLSKSEKALEKIGQDEPKMLFEQECHRSLDTGDDHLTNVTRPTSTSSKIFEAKDVDHIKHPTNLIKGKSMPSLSCLINELTAGGYMGDTRIERKQSRFYSQSYTAPNPIITVTEHTPTPSPDYMKRQGSIDSQLDAISVQGGGRLCSERKPSLTRSQTDSNITYMSDEVPEAPGSACYITKEGDVDLQVVLRAIHSVVLRDNTSCTPRVCEIILNLLELLMDMGVMRHCLREEAIGSNAGSGTGIDNKSETGKKQDSPTGINQQERRHDSNGKGKPTAHNLIMNCVIRVLKHLGCPHGCVDGVRGPQADICRSQAQTILTKLHRASSRQFSRFFKTMMRDQPLLEILDFFHAYVGFCVDPSSLLSPLNQKRISSKSPDATTASAYATNFGACTSGTGGTSGNVSGVSAAYNTGGYGSRGIEGQIMGCVFKVLVTRLAGCMKQLKAQENIGLYCDVRQLMTYVKEAHGGIFRRVTLSGILDSADRPNKRCNSNVQTTRVIRHILQSDFEEHADIGGDTCYIDDRGTRKFLFKKRSTSSTCPAGSNLQSLLETELSEENTKTSQSPLGNLRKKHHVLTPRQSERNLGIGESSLGSGKIGMRKSTRFQIGGIVNWFRKDYSRTDSTDSHESSESPTDGSFVRQPSCHYLHRSASRSRGVGITLQKAKRRMEDQLNKIGFGKSKKKESMEETPGSYFSRRNSLELGETCRESEFVVLKERRLVPRTAVLDGMLRFSFLLETCQPGSVPDPHLMASLLDLPYAPIVSRACLILECANLVHQCNKGHWPTWMKHNFPMFRPSVPINNRNASTALRRVHILQRTAGKLFYQWAEAIGARLEEFLAEDKQNMEQINSTMSDESKQRDLVLEDEEEDFLDDASINSYGSQCPFALRLVACILLLEVTAFLRETYQTLPKSSKLLTKERPPPWERMYSREANRRWSVALSSMGHSQASAQSLQSITGDREVVAERKISFVLYEPDNESEGSSKSTVTIQGEEQNVEKEKAKRVPAPPGRPFLLRRSTAAPTTGSFKKRSLKLRRNTKEGKDTECEAFTVKRTDSIQSKRKVSSLSDRSDTSEPGVCGEVSGEESPGILSDDQPPESPSDSNENDETNKNFPWMKVLVHFANSFNFYCSHRNFCHPFCHRRQMRASSRLIKSVRKIYGEEFGSLNSSGLLDIDTDKKDDSKKDKRSRKVSDQTSTIEKNQDGSQSGRLTQRDSSKDLAEQDSERGSKKITVKHGADADETKETPAILKYIKTQVKDAFHAPLATLIKGAVIMPEDLFVEVLPVAWELLLESNQEVAASAAALFIISAVKAPNQASDLMHKGLQHSNTTVRINAILRFQILWKLRYQVWPRMEEAAHLTFKVPPPGIEFTLPSPKIGIESLPVVDPPWMPQVKTKVEEVTINQEHHRSLVTATKTRKKQQTELIKKALQAQDDKKREERENFLITTIPITVQAAYEPSPAGDDHDEGNVADEDAGDTIPRNMSHHGQSALSLFPSSLCSAIIQIINLLDDPAVSDDGNAVYEVAYQVTWSCLVEDSALFLRYVLERLTREKQELMFRILRHLIRFVPKLPQQAAFALYNYIIGYVMFYVRTPHEEGQKLIGTALSILWMVVHSVHGIMFKDLKQILRKEQCDASILLTANVPSAKKIIVHGPQDPDAGEIPSQFPVQEDTQFCQILRESLDFFGVDETKHHEYFLVDYKTHQIHNPSSYVRDYYFFKRSQFPQIELVHMKPEDAFNALQRQELVHKFVEIGKVLLTWAILKNVDMVVQRVVFLHEELMKLPSFPRKALEADLDLYKGGEIGRELLGLDVMHKFMWVRLIARMFEAMAGNFAYSGDIHLFLNVLNGALILHSEDSCILRYVVATYINGAHNFKNIFSTNGYLLIMPTLLQLYSTHQTNKLVTTTVEYAVKQFYLMNRKPFILQMFGSVSTILDTDTISVHGEAHKVPSTCLFNLLLSLETPSPDPLNIGELVKEEKPLKAIDFCYHDEEEMVNVLDCISLCVMVIAYAPDSIRGQQMLIILEAILPCYVQQIQLPTYNKGEKTEKEIINQLAIAVKTLVNNSEALTKYYNGPQKSSPEHKGSSQRNYGKGPYSPGFDFEDEAHTTKYMEHSKMRIFYDRDEDSESFHKNEFRRPRDTLLNMVGDFVTRCSARLIELNRKSPDGKNIELLDSKCHVRLAEIAHSLLKISPYDPTTMACRGLRRYMNDILPSTEWAADDMRPALTLILRRLDKTFSKIHKKASIRRNTDWAAAGDLLKGIYETLSRCPYIAHFQYLKTLLSTCQALIVGDTPPEDVTSASAAALMSKIPPPHFCSTVLRLIALHVISFGEGYSLENVLGGQNMFATQTRTENTLLNLLIPLFLRIGTGRKDVSKLRHSDISFALTAVLNTLWPPGVKAVPMTVQKPPTDIRTGSLTFAARDPKTLTKISLTLYQVAFLALKIMTICFEAELKTEWPKILRTMRLLNKRNEASIYLWNFIEFVVTHRTALYIQMLPFIVHKIGQAPISEHERNMHTIIREKISGRSITVPKSRGALLMDLIHELKNLKEEIEDRRFDEMQPEPKRSVVDMHPISESQPRTQRPSLLMDLLTGDLGSRAHANRTPAETPVSHSTAPQSQPHSTHQSNSSSTVKSTLPSQVTAPPNGSVSSTSVTSSTLRETSAETCIEQPSQPPPTSTDRFQPSSTSDERNHVKLHPLLPHHKAPKLRFVSSVEFRNSSGETVTSQLSPSSPTEDSSGDLRTDRPRLQRSMGQSKKTFRLRRSRKSHIEMTQIKPEQSGSAEQSVLPEETTSQPKSGMQTSSAIAVEPSLSNIPSDSSSIRSRRSLSLRKSDGDPKSSAAMSAADQQQFHGAAYQHHHCHHHHHHLYPQASDVSWDEDTSSTSGYRESYSMQLVSLDGANARSAHAPPLASPDLNDMPSTSSTTTNYIAFDGSSPDCSINGSGGEKTALLTSSQRTTSQHSLLMVIPNQDEDTLI, encoded by the exons gccATTTATTCGAGCTAAGCTAGGAAAACTCCACGAGGCATCTTGCACG TTCTGTCAACACGCGCCAGGCCATCAT GAAATGAAGGAAGCATGCTCG TGCCTTGAGAGGGTTTTGGTGCAGAATCTTCACAATGATCTGACACCCTCGTTGAGCGAGATATTGAGCAGTGTGCCACGCTGGCGTTTAATCCAAGCCGCTCTTCCTTACGTTCTCCATGCTGCGTCCAGTCTCTTGCACAATAG GAAGGATTTTCAGAGTCTCGGATCGATGGAAACAACGCTTCTTTACATTCTTCACTGGATACTCTTGGATTCGGCCGAAGAATGCGCCGAGAACGAAGCCGACCCTCCAAAtccttttttctatttatttccaATACCAACTATGACC CTCTTCGTTTACTTGTTCGCGCCCCTATGCAATCATTTAAAGGACATCGACTTCAAAACGAATTTACGGTTAGAGAACGGCCTAAAAATATGGTCCGCTATGTACGAATGTCGGCATCCGGATGCATCTTGCTTCACGGCGCATTGTCGTGCCAAGCCACGTCTTTTTTGGAGCAGCCAATCCTTCAAATCAACCGCCAAGCATCACATGTTGTCAGATGACGTTTTCGTTGGAGGAA ATATCGAAAGTCCACCTAGCCAATCGTTTTCGGATCAGGGCGCCCCACCATCTTCCAAAGTAATTGACGATGAT CAACAGAGTACGTGGATATCGTCGCCGAAGGACAAAATTTTCCCGGAAACCATTCCCGAAGAAAGTTCAGGCGCCGAGGATGAACATGTG GTAATATTCAGATTACCATCTTTGAGCGACTCGGAGAGGATGCTTGATGGGGTAAAAGAAGTTTCTACCATATTCGCA GGTGAGGCCAGCATCTTTCACGTCGCGATGGGCAGGACGAGCAGCTCGTCGAGGTCTACGCTGACGATAGAGCAGGTCACGGCGATTTCTGGACTGGACACGTGCAAGCAGTATAATGGAAAAAGCACTACAAAAAGCGG AGGTACGGACAAAGAGAAGAAGGAGAAAGCTTCCAAGACGGAGAAGGAAGTGCAGGAAACCTCGAAATCGCGTGGCAGCTTCTCAGTTCAACGTCAATCTGGTGATGCAACAGCGACGGAGCACACTACCGGTTCTATAGCCATCGATCCGGACATTCGTGCGGCAACATTTCTGGATGTAGCTACATTGAGATGTCTATTTGTGACTCAATGGCAGGAAGAAGGTGTATTTTGGGCTCTTCAATTCTTGTATCACCG ACTGCGAAGAATTAACGAGGAAAGTTCGGTGCAACAAATGCCGCGTCGTCGTAGCAACTCTCTGCCCATACCGAAAATTGAGATCTCGATTTATCAAAGTCCCGAGAGCAAGAAGAAGGATGTATTGAAGGACTTTATAGAGGTGCCCGACACGCGCGATGTTTCTCTGCTGACCG AAACATCTACAGGCCACGAAGGCGATTCAAGCCATACGAGACGCGCCAGCGAGAAGTCGAAAAAGCGTATGAAGATGGCTGATCTTAAGGCCTTCGTGGAGACAAAACTGCTTTCGAAGTCGGAGAAGGCGCTTGAGAAGATTGGGCAGGACGAACCTAAGATGTTATTTGAGCAG GAATGTCACAGAAGTCTCGATACCGGAGACGATCATCTGACCAACGTCACGAGACCAACGTCTACTAGTTCAAAGATTTTTGAAGCGAAGGACGTTGATCACATAAAGCATCCTACGAACCTGATCAAAGGGAAGAGTATGCCAAGTTTAAG CTGCTTGATTAACGAGCTGACCGCGGGAGG GTACATGGGCGACACTCGCATCGAGAGAAAGCAGAGCCGATTTTATAGCCAATCTTACACCGCACCAAATCCTATCATCACCGTCACGGAACATACACCAACTCCATCACCCGATTATATGAAGCGGCAG GGATCCATCGACAGTCAGCTAGATGCCATTAGTGTCCAAGGCGGCGGACGTTTGTGTTCTGAGAGGAAACCCAGTCTTACGAGGTCACAAACGGATTCTAACATTACTTATATGAGTGATGAGGTGCCGGAAGCTCCGGGCTCCGCATGTTACATCACTAAAGAAGGCGATGTTGATCTTCAAGTAGTTTTAAGG gcAATACACTCCGTTGTTTTGCGAGATAACACCTCTTGCACACCACGAGTCTGCgagattattttgaatttactAGAACTCCTGATGGACATGGGAGTGATGAGGCATTGTCTTCGGGAAGAAGCCATCGGCAGTAATGCAG GATCTGGTACAGGAATCGACAATAAATCGGAAACCGGAAAGAAGCAGGATTCGCCGACAGGAATAAATCAGCAAGAACGCAGGCACGATTCGAACGGAAAGGGCAAACCGACCGCGCACAATCTCATTATGAATTGCGTGATTAGAGTATTGAAGCATCTAGGTTGTCCGCACGGTTGCGTAGACGGGGTGCGCGGGCCGCAGGCCGACATTTGTCGCTCACAGGCTCAGACCATCCTGACGAAACTGCATCGCGCGAGCTCTCGTCAGTTCTcgcgattttttaaaacgaTGATGCGAGATCAGCCTCTGCTAGAAATCTTGGACTTTTTTCACGCGTACGTTGGATTCTGCGTCGATCCAAGTTCATTATTATCGCCGCTTA ATCAGAAACGAATATCGAGCAAGTCACCCGACGCAACGACCGCGAGTGCATACGCGACGAATTTCGGCGCCTGTACTTCGGGCACGGGCGGCACCAGTGGAAACGTGAGCGGCGTCTCGGCGGCATACAACACCGGCGGTTACGGGTCGCGCGGGATCGAGGGGCAGATTATGGGTTGTGTTTTCAAGGTCTTGGTCACGCGTCTCGCCGGTTGCATGAAGCAGCTGAAGGCGCAGGAGAACATCGGCCTCTACTGCGACGTGCGGCAGTTGATGACGTACGTCAAGGAGGCGCACGGTGGCATTTTCCGACGCGTCACCCTCAGCGGCATCCTGGACTCCGCGGATCGGCCGAATAAACGGTGTAACAGCAACGTGCAGACGACACGTGTAATAAG ACATATTCTTCAATCGGATTTCGAGGAACACGCGGATATCGGCGGAGACACGTGTTACATCGACGACCGGGGTACGCGGAAGTTCCTTTTCAAAAAGCGGAGCACATCGTCCACCTGTCct GCGGGATCGAATTTGCAGAGTCTTCTCGAAACGGAGTTAAGCGAGGAGAACACAAAAACTAGTCAAAGCCCGTTAGGTAATCTGCGCAAGAAGCATCACGTGCTGACGCCCAGGCAGAGCGAGCGCAATTTAGGTATCGGTGAGTCTTCTCTGGGATCGGGAAAGATCGGGATGCGGAAGTCGACTCGGTTTCAGATCGGCGGGATCG TTAATTGGTTCCGGAAGGATTACAGCCGAACCGATTCTACCGATAGCCATGAAAGTAGCGAGTCACCCACAGACGGCAGCTTTGTTAGACAACCCAGCTGTCATTATCTTCATCGCAGCGCGTCGCGATCACGCGG AGTTGGCATAACACTGCAGAAAGCGAAGCGCCGGATGGAGGATCAGTTGAATAAAATCGGCTTTGGAAAgagcaaaaagaaagaaagcatGGAGGAGACGCCTGGAAgtt ATTTCAGTCGGAGGAATTCACTGGAGCTCGGAGAGACTTGCAGGGAATCTGAATTTGTCGTATTGAAGGAAAGGAGATTGGTGCCCCGCACTGCGGTGTTGGATGGGATGTTACGATTTTCTTTCCTCTTAGAGACATGTCAACCAGGCTCCGTTCCCGATCCTCATCTAATGGCATCTCTCTTGGACCTT cCGTACGCGCCAATAGTATCTCGCGCTTGCCTGATACTGGAATGCGCGAATTTGGTGCACCAATGCAATAAAGGCCACTGGCCCACGTGGATGAAGCACAACTTTCCCATGTTTCGACCGTCTGTGCCTATAAATAATCGAAATGCCTCCACCGCGCTTAGGCGCGTTCATATACTACAACGTACCGCGGGaaagttattttatcaatGGGCAGAG GCTATAGGAGCGCGCTTGGAAGAGTTCTTAGCTGAGGATAAGCAAAATATGGAGCAGATCAACAGCACAATGTCCGACGAGAGCAAACAGAGAGATTTAGTTTTAGAAGACGAAGAGGAAGATTTTCTCGATGACG cTAGCATAAATAGTTACGGATCTCAGTGTCCCTTTGCGTTGCGTCTCGTCGCTTGCATTTTACTGCTGGAGGTGACAGCGTTTCTGCGAGAGACTTATCAAACTTTGCCGAAGTCGAGTAAATTGTTAACAAAGGAACGTCCTCCTCCTTGGGAAAGAATGTACAGTCGAGAGGCAAACCGACGGTGGAGTGTAGCTTTGTCGTCGATGGGCCATTCACAAGCATCCGCGCAAAGTCTTCAATCTATAACCGGTGATCGCGAAGTTGTCG cgGAGCGTAAAATCAGTTTTGTTCTCTACGAACCTGATAACGAATCCGAGGGAAGCAGCAAATCGACGGTCACGATCCAAGGAGAAGAGCAGAACGTCGAAAAGGAAAAGGCGAAGAGGGTACCGGCGCCACCAGGTAGACCATTCCTCCTTCGTCGCAGCACCGCAGCACCTACAACTGGCTCGTTTAAAAAGAGAAGCCTTAAACTTCGTCGCAACACTAAAGAGGGCAAAGACACAGAGTGCGAAGCAT ttaCTGTAAAACGCACAGACTCGATTCAATCCAAGAGGAAAGTGAGCTCGCTTTCTGACAGAAGCGACACATCGGAGCCCGGTGTTTGCGGCGAGGTAAGCGGCGAGGAGTCGCCAGGTATTCTCAGCGACGATCAGCCGCCGGAGAGTCCGAGCGACAGCAACGAAAATGACGAGACCAACAAGAATTTTCCGTGGATGAAAGTCTTGGTGCATTTCGCCAACTCTTTCAACTTCTATTGTTCCCACCGAAACTTCTGCCATCCCTTTTGTCATCGACGACAGATGCGCGCTAGCAGCAGACTGATAAAGTCCGTGAGAAAGATCTACGGCGAGGAATTTGGCTCTCTAAACAGCTCGGGTTTACTGGACATCGACACGGACAAAAAGGATGACAGCAAAAAGGATAAACGTAGCCGCAAAGTGTCCGACCAAACTAGCAC AATAGAGAAAAATCAGGACGGTTCTCAATCTGGAAGATTAACTCAAAGAGATTCCTCGAAAGATCTCGCAGAACAAGATTCCGAAAGAGGCTCGAAGAAAATCACAGTGAAGCACGGTGCTGACGCTGACGAGACCAAAGAAACACCAGCAATTCTGAAATACATTAAAACTCAAGTGAAGGACGCTTTTCATGCGCCTCTGGCCACTTTAATCAAAGGCGCAGTTATCATGCCCGAAGATTTGTTCGTGGAAGTGTTACCTGTCGCGTGGGAGCTTTTGTTGGAGTCCAACCAGGAAGTCGCTGCGTCCGCTGCGGCGCTTTTCATAATATCAGCCGTGAAAGCGCCAAATCAGGCCAGCGATTTGATGCACAAGGGTCTTCAGCACAGTAACACCACTGTGCGGATTAATGCCATTTTGCGATTTCAAATCCTGTGGAAATTGCGATACCAAGTGTGGCCGCGGATGGAAGAAGCGGCTCATCTCACGTTCAAAGTGCCTCCGCCGGGAATAGAATTTACTCTACCGTCACCAAAGATCGGAATAGAGTCTTTGCCAGTGGTGGATCCGCCTTGGATGCCCCAGGTCAAGACCAAGGTGGAGGAGGTCACTATCAATCAAGAACACCAT AGATCTTTGGTGACCGCGACAAAGACGCGAAAGAAGCAGCAAACGGAATTGATCAAGAAAGCCCTTCAGGCGCAAGATGATAAGAAGCGAGAGGAAAGAGAAAACTTTTTGATTACAACGATACCGATCACCGTCCAGGCTGCTTATGAGCCTAGCCCAGCCGGAGATGATCATGATGAAG gtaATGTGGCAGATGAGGATGCAGGTGACACAATCCCGAGGAATATGTCACATCACGGTCAGTCAGCTCTCTCGTTGTTTCCTTCGTCATTATGTTCAGCGatcattcaaattattaatctccTAGACGATCCAGCAGTCTCCGACGATGGAAACGCCGTATATGAAGTGGCGTACCAg GTGACTTGGAGTTGCTTGGTGGAAGATAGCGCTTTGTTTCTGCGTTATGTGTTGGAACGTCTTACGAGAGAAAAGCAGGAATTAATGTTCAGGATTTTAAGGCACCTTATCAGATTTGTGCCTAAATTACCGCAGCAGGCTGCGTTCGCgctgtataattatatcattggTTATGTCATGTTTTACGTTCGTACTCCGCACGAAGAGGGTCAGAAGCTGATTGGAACCGCACTGTCTATTTTGTGGATG GTGGTGCACAGTGTACACGGCATTATGTTTAAAGACCTGAAACAAATTCTGCGCAAAGAGCAATGTGATGCGTCTATTCTACTCACCGCAAACGTTCCGTCGGCGAAAAAGATCATTGTTCACGGCCCGCAGGATCCGGACGCCGGTGAAATACCCTCGCAGTTTCCGGTGCAAGAGGACACGCAATTTTGTCAGATACTTAGAGAATCCTTGGATTTTTTCGGTGTCGATGAAACGAAACATCACGAGTACTTTCTCGTAGATTATAAGACAC ATCAAATACACAATCCATCGTCGTACGTTAGAGATTACTATTTCTTTAAGAGATCTCAGTTCCCACAAATCGAGCTTGTTCACATGAAGCCGGAGGATGCGTTCAATGCGTTACAGCGGCAGGAATTGGTGCACAAATTTGTAGAGATAGGAAAAGTGCTGTTGACCTGGGCAATCTTGAAAAATGTCGATATGGTAGTGCAAAGGGTAGTATTTCTTCATGAAGAACTTATGAAGCTACCGTCATTCCCGCGAAAAGCGCTAGAAGCAGATTTGGATTTGTACAAAGGTGGCGAAATTGGAAGA GAGCTTCTTGGGTTGGATGTGATGCACAAATTTATGTGGGTCAGATTAATCGCGCGTATGTTTGAAGCCATGGCCGGTAATTTTGCGTATTCCGGCGACATTCATCTCTTTCTGAACGTCTTGAATGGCGCCTTAATCCTTCACAGCGAGGATTCCTGTATTTTGCGCTACGTCGTAGCAACTTATATAAACGGAGCGCACaatttcaaaaacattttctcGACAAACGGTTATCTGTTGATTATGCCAAcgttattgcaattatattcgACACACCAAACAAACAAGCTCGTAACGACTACTGTCGAGTACGCAGTCAAGCAGTTTTATCTGATGAATCGTAAACCCTTTATTCTTCAGATGTTCGGTAGCGTGTCGACTATATTGGATACGGATACAATAAGCGTTCACGGCGAGGCTCACAAG GTTCCCTCTACGTGCCTGTTCAATTTGTTACTAAGTTTGGAAACTCCATCGCCGGATCCACTGAATATAGGGGAGTTAGTGAAGGAAGAGAAACCGTTGAAAGCGATAGACTTCTGTTATCACGACGAGGAAGAAATGGTTAACGTGCTTGATTGTATATCTCTTTGCGTAATGGTGATCGCTTACGCGCCTGACTCTATCAGAGGACAGCAGATGTTG ATAATACTGGAAGCAATACTGCCGTGTTATGTTCAGCAGATTCAATTACCCACATACAACAAAGGAGAGAAAACAGAGAAGgagataataaatcaattggCCATTGCTGTAAAGACGTTAGTTAACAATTCTGAAGCGCTGACAAa atattATAATGGCCCACAAAAATCTAGTCCTGAGCATAAAGGCTCTAGTCAGAGAAATTATGGCAAGGGTCCGTACTCGCCGGGTTTCGATTTCGAGGACGAGGCGCACACGACGAAATACATGGAACACTCGAAGATGCGGATTTTTTACGATCGAGACGAGGATAGTGAGAGTTTCCATAAGAACGAATTTAGAAGGCCGCGCGACACTTTATTAAACATGGTTGGAGATTTTGTGACTCGTTGTTCCGCTCGTTTAATAGAACTCAACAGAAAGTCTCCGGACGGAAAAAACATTGAATTGTTGGATTCAAAATGTCATGTG CGTCTAGCCGAAATCGCTCACAGTCTTCTGAAAATTTCGCCGTATGATCCGACCACTATGGCTTGCCGCGGTCTGAGAAGATATATGAACGATATCCTCCCATCGACCGAATGGGCGGCCGACGACATGAGACCGGCGTTGACACTTATTCTCCGAAGATTAGACAAGACATTCAGCAAAATACACAAGAAAGCATCGATCAGAAGGAATACTGATTGGGCTGCCGCCGGCGATCTCTTGAAAGGGATTTACGAGACTCTATCGAGATGTCCATATATTGCGCACTTTCAGTATTTGAAGACATTGCTGAGCACTTGTCAG GCTTTGATCGTTGGCGATACTCCGCCCGAGGACGTAACTTCGGCTTCGGCAGCCGCTTTAATGAGCAAAATACCACCACCGCACTTCTGCTCGACAGTGTTACGTCTGATTGCGTTGCACGTGATATCCTTCGGCGAGGGATACTCTTTGGAGAACGTTCTTGGTGGTCAGAATATGTTTGCTACTCAGACTCGCACGGAGAATACGCTTCTAAATTTGCTAATACCATTGTTTCTGCGCATTGGAACTGGGAGAAAAG atgTGTCGAAGTTGAGACACTCGGACATCAGTTTCGCCCTAACGGCAGTACTAAACACACTTTGGCCGCCGGGAGTTAAAGCGGTACCGATGACAGTGCAAAAACCACCAACGGATATAAGGACCGGTAGTCTAACGTTTGCCGCGAGAGATCCGAAGACCTTGACGAAAATATCGTTAACGTTGTATCAGGTCGCGTTTCTGG CGCTGAAAATAATGACGATATGCTTCGAAGCTGAGCTGAAAACGGAATGGCCGAAAATTTTACGCACAATGCGTCTTCTAAACAAGCGCAACGAAGCTTCCATATATCTCTGGAATTTCATAGAATTCGTAGTGACGCACCGCACGGCCTTGTACATTCAGATGCTACCGTTTATCGTTCATAAAATCGGGCAGGCGCCGATATCCGAGCACGAACGAAACATGCATACGATCATACGCGAAAAGATCAGCGGGCGAAGCATTACCGTGCCGAAATCTCGAGGCGCGCTGCTGATGGATCTCATTCATGAGCTGAAGAATCTGAAGGAGGAGATCGAAGACCGAAGATTCG acGAAATGCAACCGGAACCTAAGAGAAGCGTGGTAGATATGCATCCGATATCCGAGAGTCAACCACGCACGCAAAGGCCGTCTTTGCTGATGGATCTTCTGACCGGCGATCTGGGATCCAGAGCACACGCAAATCGTACGCCCGCTGAGACTCCGGTGTCTCATTCCACAGCACCTCAATCACAGCCTCATTCGACTCATCAATCCAACTCGAGTAGTACTGTTAAATCAACGCTGCCCAGTCAAGTAACAGCACCGCCGAACG GATCTGTCTCGAGCACCAGCGTGACGTCGTCCACCCTGCGCGAAACGAGCGCCGAGACCTGCATCGAGCAGCCGTCGCAGCCGCCGCCGACGTCGACAG ATAGATTCCAACCATCTTCTACTAGCGATGAACGTAACCATGTTAAGCTTCATCCTCTCTTACCTCACCATAAGGCGCCAAAGCTGCGCTTTGTCTCTTCCGTAGAGTTTAGAAACTCATCAG GAGAGACGGTGACCAGCCAGCTAAGTCCGAGCAGTCCAACCGAAGACAGTTCCGGAGACTTACGCACCGACAGGCCTCGCTTACAACGTTCTATGGGTCAAAGCAAGAAGACTTTCCGTTTAAGAAGAAGTCGAAAGAGTCATATTGAG ATGACTCAAATTAAGCCGGAACAGTCAGGCTCTGCGGAACAGTCAGTTCTTCCGGAGGAAACGACGAGTCAGCCAAAATCAGGGATGCAGACGTCATCGGCGATCGCGGTGGAACCGTCGTTATCGAACATCCCATCCGACTCCTCGTCCATTCGTTCCAGACGCAGCCTGTCTCTTCGCAAATCCGACGGAGATCCGAAAAGCTCCGCTGCGATGTCAGCTGCCGACCAGCAGCAATTTCACGGAGCGGCGTACCAACACCATCACTGTCACCACCACCATCACCATCTGTATCCTCAGGCGTCGGACGTGTCCTGGGACGAGGACACATCCAGCACCTCAGGATACCGTGAGTCGTACAGCATGCAGCTCGTGTCCTTGGACGGTGCCAACGCGCGCTCGGCACACGCACCGCCGCTGGCGTCGCCGGATCTCAACGACATGCCATCCACGAGCAGCACGACGACCAATTACATAGCCTTCGACGGCAGCTCTCCGGATTGTTCGATCAACGGCAGCGGAGGCGAGAAAACCGCCTTATTAACTTCGAGCCAGAGAACGACCTCTCAGCATTCCCTGCTGATGGTCATTCCGAATCAGGACGAAGATACGTTAATATGA